The following proteins are encoded in a genomic region of Hoeflea sp. IMCC20628:
- a CDS encoding sugar ABC transporter ATP-binding protein — protein sequence MPPHPTDITPAAPGRETIVVRNVKKYFGPTRALDGASFSARAGEIHAVVGGNGCGKSTMAKVVSGILPIDSGSVSILGETPSTPAESRALGISTVYQEVLVADESSVVDNIFMGADSLFTKKMSQDHKVRRAADLMRELSGEAVDPFALVGTLPLGLKQWITIARALLSEPKILILDESSAALDFDSTERLFAKMRALRDGGTTVLIVTHRIAELIRISDRATVLRDGRDVGVLEKHEITEKNLLALMTGEDQGDAHHAHQAPQPQDNTIALHAENLAIWPEGRQFDFELRRGEIVGVAGLDGQGQDGFVRVLAGIQEAAHGLIQVRDRHGELHAVRTLAEAVAQHVTYVSGDRKKEGIFASLSIFENMVMPLYREKKRAGILGIIDRETLGAIFKRETENLLIKFGMRDDKITSLSGGNQQKVLIGRGFAMRPDIIVLNDPARGIDVGAKTELYKHLRTFAKEGKSVVYMSSELEEFLGFATRVIVFRDGAPFDAFDGRRLDPKTILEAMFGQTGGQGLTTEYGLLPGRAASGSKGGAATSSDGVRVSVTVPDHIKPASNKSVNVASIELATVKTALGPPTRTMAGGSPIKIVEFDPDTLQPRQVKL from the coding sequence ATGCCCCCTCACCCCACTGACATCACACCAGCTGCACCGGGTCGCGAGACCATCGTCGTGCGCAATGTGAAGAAGTATTTCGGACCGACGCGTGCGCTCGATGGCGCAAGCTTCTCGGCCCGTGCGGGTGAGATACATGCGGTGGTGGGCGGAAATGGCTGCGGCAAGAGCACGATGGCCAAGGTGGTTTCCGGCATTCTGCCAATTGACAGCGGATCGGTTTCCATCCTGGGGGAGACCCCGTCGACGCCGGCCGAGAGCCGGGCTCTGGGCATTTCAACGGTCTACCAGGAAGTGCTGGTCGCTGACGAAAGTTCGGTCGTCGACAACATCTTCATGGGAGCGGACTCGCTGTTCACCAAGAAGATGTCGCAAGACCACAAGGTTCGCCGTGCGGCTGACCTGATGCGCGAACTTTCAGGCGAGGCGGTCGATCCTTTCGCACTGGTGGGAACACTCCCGCTGGGTCTCAAACAATGGATCACCATTGCCCGGGCGCTTTTGAGCGAGCCGAAGATCCTCATTCTGGATGAAAGCTCCGCCGCACTGGATTTTGACAGCACAGAGCGCTTGTTTGCCAAAATGCGTGCTCTGCGCGACGGCGGCACGACAGTACTTATCGTCACCCACAGGATTGCCGAGCTGATCCGGATATCTGATCGCGCCACTGTCTTGCGCGACGGACGCGATGTCGGCGTGCTGGAAAAGCACGAGATCACCGAGAAGAACCTGCTCGCACTGATGACAGGCGAAGATCAGGGCGACGCTCATCACGCGCATCAGGCTCCGCAACCGCAAGACAATACCATTGCGCTCCACGCCGAAAATTTGGCGATCTGGCCCGAGGGGCGGCAATTCGATTTTGAATTGCGCCGGGGTGAGATTGTCGGTGTCGCCGGTCTTGATGGACAGGGGCAGGATGGCTTTGTCCGCGTACTCGCGGGTATTCAGGAAGCGGCCCACGGGCTGATACAGGTTCGCGACCGCCATGGCGAATTGCATGCGGTACGCACTCTTGCTGAAGCCGTTGCGCAGCATGTCACCTATGTTTCGGGAGACCGCAAGAAGGAAGGCATCTTCGCGTCTCTGTCGATCTTTGAAAACATGGTCATGCCGCTCTATCGCGAAAAGAAGCGAGCCGGCATTCTCGGCATTATCGATCGGGAAACGCTCGGCGCGATCTTCAAACGTGAAACCGAGAACCTGCTAATCAAGTTCGGCATGCGCGATGACAAGATCACCTCGTTATCTGGCGGCAATCAGCAAAAGGTTCTGATCGGCCGCGGTTTTGCCATGCGGCCTGATATCATCGTTCTCAATGATCCGGCGCGCGGCATTGATGTTGGCGCAAAGACAGAGCTGTACAAACACCTTCGCACCTTCGCCAAGGAGGGCAAGTCGGTCGTCTACATGTCCTCCGAACTCGAGGAGTTTCTGGGCTTTGCTACGAGGGTGATCGTGTTCCGCGATGGCGCTCCATTTGATGCGTTCGATGGCAGACGGCTTGATCCCAAGACCATTCTCGAGGCCATGTTCGGGCAGACCGGAGGGCAGGGTCTGACCACTGAATACGGGCTACTTCCCGGCCGCGCGGCTTCAGGTTCGAAAGGTGGTGCAGCCACTTCATCTGATGGTGTTCGGGTCAGCGTGACAGTTCCCGATCATATAAAGCCTGCCAGCAACAAGTCTGTAAATGTCGCGTCGATCGAGCTGGCAACGGTCAAGACAGCACTCGGGCCCCCCACCAGAACGATGGCTGGAGGCAGCCCCATCAAGATTGTCGAGTTTGATCCGGATACACTTCAACCGCGGCAGGTGAAGCTGTGA